The following are encoded together in the Acetobacter vaccinii genome:
- a CDS encoding LLM class flavin-dependent oxidoreductase gives MKSHGAKRLKLGMSMRGLGYHPAAWRHPAVPADGTLRFDHYLRVAKAAERGKLDMIFFADGLGIRESDMPRGARVRSGYELVELEPMTLLPALAPLTRHIGLVATASTSYNEPFHIARKFASLDIISGGRAGWNVVTSWSTAEAQNFNRDQHYDYETRYDRAKDFVDVVEGLWDSWESDALLYDRKSGHFYDEAKMHVLAHASRHFKVRGPLNVAATPQGRPIIIQAGAAGQGRELAAAHADVIYAGQNTLAEAREFYDDVKARLPGYGRKPDDLKIMPGLRPIVAPTRAEAQAKFDALQDLLDPLVCLSRAYNVLGDLSDFDPDGPVPEPKNAPRMKSFVDRLVQVARERKLSIREFGRYVAGEGGGGHCIIGTAADVADTMQEWFEAGACDGFNITPNQLPGGCEDFVDMVVPELQRRGLFRREYEGTTLRDNLGLKPHVNRYAAARVREGA, from the coding sequence ATGAAGTCGCATGGGGCAAAGCGTTTGAAGCTGGGCATGTCAATGCGTGGTCTGGGGTATCATCCTGCTGCGTGGCGTCATCCGGCAGTGCCTGCTGATGGTACGTTGCGTTTCGACCACTATCTACGCGTTGCCAAAGCGGCTGAACGTGGCAAGCTCGATATGATATTTTTTGCTGACGGGCTGGGTATTCGTGAAAGCGATATGCCGCGAGGTGCGCGCGTAAGGTCAGGGTATGAACTGGTTGAACTTGAACCCATGACCCTTTTGCCTGCTCTGGCTCCTTTGACCAGGCACATCGGTTTGGTGGCTACGGCCTCGACATCCTATAATGAGCCTTTTCATATTGCGCGTAAATTTGCTTCGCTCGACATTATCAGTGGTGGGCGTGCAGGCTGGAACGTGGTGACATCGTGGTCAACGGCTGAGGCGCAGAATTTTAACCGTGACCAGCACTATGATTATGAAACACGCTATGACAGGGCAAAAGATTTTGTCGATGTTGTGGAGGGGCTGTGGGACAGTTGGGAGAGTGATGCCCTTCTGTATGACCGTAAGTCTGGCCATTTCTACGATGAAGCCAAGATGCACGTGCTTGCGCATGCCAGCAGGCACTTCAAGGTGCGTGGGCCGCTCAATGTTGCGGCGACTCCCCAAGGGCGGCCGATCATTATTCAGGCTGGCGCCGCAGGGCAGGGGCGGGAACTGGCTGCCGCCCATGCCGATGTTATTTATGCCGGGCAGAACACACTTGCTGAGGCCAGAGAGTTTTATGATGATGTCAAAGCCCGTCTGCCGGGTTATGGGCGTAAGCCGGATGATCTGAAAATCATGCCCGGTCTGCGGCCCATTGTTGCCCCGACACGGGCCGAGGCACAGGCGAAGTTTGATGCCTTGCAGGACCTGCTTGACCCGCTGGTCTGCCTGTCCCGCGCCTATAATGTCCTGGGTGATCTGAGCGATTTTGATCCTGATGGACCTGTGCCAGAACCGAAGAATGCCCCGCGGATGAAGAGTTTTGTCGATCGTCTGGTGCAGGTTGCCCGTGAAAGGAAGCTGAGCATCAGGGAGTTTGGCCGCTATGTTGCGGGCGAGGGTGGGGGCGGACATTGCATTATTGGTACAGCGGCAGATGTGGCGGATACCATGCAGGAGTGGTTTGAGGCAGGGGCCTGTGACGGCTTTAACATTACCCCCAATCAATTGCCCGGTGGCTGCGAGGATTTTGTAGACATGGTTGTGCCTGAATTACAGCGTCGCGGGCTGTTCCGGCGGGAGTATGAAGGAACAACCCTGCGCGACAATCTTGGACTCAAACCGCATGTTAACCGTTATGCGGCAGCGCGGGTAAGAGAGGGAGCATAG
- a CDS encoding LLM class flavin-dependent oxidoreductase — translation MTAAPTDRLKLAVLINASGSHIAGWRHPRSGAEQTDELSHYLQIAKKAEAGKFDIVFFADSSALFDGTPEHQARYSHGLAATEPKRHLEPFTLLAALSAGTSNIGLVGSATTTYAEPYSVARVVASLDRLSGGRGGWNLITSANPAEASNFNRTHHLDHATRYERAEEFVDVVRGLWDTLGDGAYVRNREQGVYSDLTQISALNFQGKHFQVSGPLNILRPPQGHPLIAQAGSSEPGRRLAARTADMVFTAQRDIQAAKEFRADIRARTRAAGRNPDHVLVVPGLVPYVGETHQDAHDFYHELLSLIVPDAGLALLAELVGEIDLRSYPLDGPVPEFGETQGSVSRLRLIEQLTHTTRPTIRILYESIAGASGHGFIIGSPVEIADYIEEWYRQGAVDGFNILPPVSPFAFDRFVDLVVPELQRRGLVQSAYRPGSLRDKLGLPRPKNSLLS, via the coding sequence ATGACCGCAGCGCCGACAGACCGGCTGAAACTGGCTGTTCTTATCAATGCCTCCGGCTCGCACATTGCTGGCTGGCGTCACCCACGCTCCGGTGCCGAGCAGACGGATGAACTGTCGCATTATTTGCAGATAGCCAAAAAGGCCGAGGCGGGAAAATTTGATATTGTTTTCTTTGCAGACAGCTCGGCCCTTTTTGATGGTACGCCAGAACATCAGGCACGTTACAGCCACGGCCTTGCCGCGACTGAACCTAAACGGCATTTGGAACCTTTTACTCTCCTGGCGGCATTATCAGCAGGCACAAGCAATATCGGTCTGGTGGGCAGTGCGACAACAACGTATGCCGAACCCTATAGTGTGGCGCGGGTCGTTGCCTCGCTGGACAGGTTAAGCGGTGGACGAGGGGGCTGGAACCTCATCACGTCTGCCAACCCGGCGGAAGCCAGTAACTTCAACCGCACACACCATCTCGACCACGCTACACGTTACGAAAGGGCGGAGGAGTTTGTGGATGTTGTCCGGGGCTTGTGGGACACCTTGGGAGATGGTGCCTATGTGCGTAACCGGGAGCAGGGTGTCTATTCTGATCTGACACAGATTTCGGCACTTAATTTTCAGGGCAAGCACTTTCAGGTTTCTGGGCCGCTGAATATTCTGCGACCACCACAGGGGCACCCGCTGATCGCTCAGGCAGGGTCATCGGAGCCGGGACGCCGTCTTGCGGCAAGAACGGCCGATATGGTGTTCACAGCGCAGCGGGATATTCAGGCAGCAAAAGAGTTCCGGGCGGATATTCGGGCGCGCACGCGGGCGGCTGGGCGCAATCCTGATCATGTTCTGGTTGTGCCTGGGCTGGTGCCGTATGTAGGGGAGACTCATCAGGACGCGCATGATTTCTACCACGAACTGCTTTCCCTTATTGTCCCGGATGCAGGTCTGGCACTGCTGGCAGAACTGGTGGGGGAGATTGACCTGCGCTCATACCCATTGGATGGACCCGTGCCTGAATTTGGGGAAACTCAGGGTTCAGTCAGCCGGTTACGCTTGATCGAGCAGTTGACCCACACAACCCGCCCGACCATCCGCATACTTTATGAAAGCATTGCCGGGGCAAGCGGGCACGGCTTTATTATCGGGTCACCTGTCGAAATCGCTGATTATATCGAGGAATGGTACCGGCAGGGGGCTGTGGATGGTTTTAACATTCTGCCGCCTGTGTCCCCCTTTGCCTTTGATCGTTTTGTTGACCTTGTTGTGCCGGAGCTTCAGCGCCGTGGCCTCGTGCAGTCAGCCTACAGGCCGGGGAGTTTGCGTGACAAGCTTGGTCTGCCTCGGCCCAAAAACTCACTTCTTTCATGA
- a CDS encoding extracellular solute-binding protein: MLPLIRPVFMSVLAASLLCVSACKRHDGGTSAALCYPATKDHPLEDTLAVDTSGGTFWTFYGNAHFKPFTQHCGVAVHAAVSAHNFAQLRGYVHNHSVPYDVSYTGSPWEFEEGIKEGLFHRLPDDFWKPLASALLPGSYNAYGTWLSTYAEVLVYDTRVFAKAPTTWADLWNTKEFPGPRTLYDHPYMLVIALLSDGVPPDEIYPLTDDKLRRAFGRLDQIRPSVRAFWSTGDEPIQGINRGDFTIGVAQSGRAVSGIANHFPIGMSWKQNVLSHAWLFIPEGGQHVVSAEALLAFVNNAQQQAEFAKNTGYGGGARDIAQFLTPQQSAVVTTSPENLAQSVAINDDWWRAHGARTARLWQAWVTTGKSGL; this comes from the coding sequence ATGTTGCCTCTGATACGTCCTGTTTTTATGAGTGTTCTGGCTGCCAGCCTGCTCTGTGTTTCTGCCTGCAAGCGGCATGACGGGGGAACCTCCGCAGCGTTGTGTTACCCTGCGACCAAAGATCATCCTTTGGAAGATACCCTTGCCGTAGATACATCAGGCGGAACATTCTGGACGTTCTACGGCAACGCGCATTTCAAACCGTTTACACAGCACTGTGGTGTTGCTGTGCATGCGGCTGTCAGCGCGCATAATTTCGCGCAGTTGCGGGGCTATGTGCATAATCATTCTGTGCCATACGATGTTTCCTACACCGGGTCTCCTTGGGAGTTTGAGGAAGGGATCAAGGAAGGCCTGTTTCACAGACTGCCGGATGATTTCTGGAAACCTCTGGCCAGTGCTCTGCTACCTGGGTCCTATAATGCCTATGGCACATGGCTGAGCACATATGCCGAAGTGCTGGTGTATGACACCAGGGTCTTTGCCAAAGCCCCGACAACATGGGCAGATTTGTGGAATACAAAGGAATTTCCCGGTCCACGCACTCTGTACGACCATCCCTATATGCTGGTGATCGCCCTTTTGAGTGATGGTGTCCCCCCAGATGAGATCTACCCCCTGACAGATGACAAGCTGCGGCGGGCCTTTGGGCGGTTGGATCAGATCAGGCCCTCTGTCCGGGCCTTCTGGAGCACTGGTGATGAGCCGATCCAGGGCATTAACAGAGGGGATTTCACAATCGGTGTTGCGCAGAGTGGGCGGGCTGTCTCAGGCATTGCCAACCATTTTCCCATTGGCATGAGCTGGAAACAGAATGTGCTCAGCCATGCATGGCTGTTTATTCCAGAAGGTGGGCAGCATGTGGTGAGTGCGGAAGCCCTGCTCGCGTTTGTCAATAATGCCCAGCAGCAGGCTGAGTTTGCCAAAAATACCGGGTACGGTGGGGGTGCGCGAGATATTGCGCAGTTCCTCACGCCGCAGCAAAGCGCGGTTGTCACAACCAGTCCGGAAAATCTGGCTCAGTCTGTGGCTATCAATGACGATTGGTGGCGTGCCCATGGCGCACGCACAGCGCGCCTGTGGCAGGCTTGGGTGACGACTGGCAAATCCGGCCTGTAA
- a CDS encoding DUF4198 domain-containing protein produces the protein MFKKVSILLSVASACVAIPASAHVLYLAQRVSQPTLVIGFSSSDEAYDAQKIKDVKAFSITGEAVPVVVTRSADHAVLAPASDAAVIVSTADYGFYARKQGAKWQKGKRSTLPGTDEGLHALKYNVAIEKPGASLTSHGLGLGLEIVPLEDPLTKKRGDHLAVRVLLQGKPLAGARIIENFLGNDSVLSAPTNAEGKTDITLQNDKLNVLALEYDQPVTNDKDINFNRYATSLSFSLVHNEAD, from the coding sequence ATGTTTAAAAAAGTATCTATTCTTTTGTCCGTTGCTTCAGCGTGCGTGGCCATTCCGGCTTCTGCCCATGTGCTGTATCTGGCACAGCGTGTGAGCCAGCCAACACTGGTCATAGGGTTTTCATCCAGTGATGAAGCCTATGACGCCCAAAAAATAAAAGATGTTAAAGCATTTTCCATAACAGGTGAGGCTGTGCCCGTTGTGGTTACCCGCTCTGCCGACCATGCTGTGCTGGCTCCGGCCTCTGACGCGGCGGTGATTGTTTCCACGGCTGACTATGGGTTTTATGCTCGTAAACAGGGTGCTAAATGGCAAAAAGGAAAACGCAGCACTCTGCCGGGAACGGATGAAGGGCTGCATGCGCTTAAATACAATGTTGCCATTGAAAAACCGGGTGCCAGTTTGACCTCGCATGGGCTTGGGCTTGGGCTTGAAATTGTCCCGCTGGAAGACCCGCTGACAAAAAAGCGTGGTGATCATCTGGCCGTGCGTGTGCTCTTGCAGGGCAAGCCATTGGCTGGGGCGCGTATTATCGAAAATTTTCTTGGCAATGACAGCGTTCTCTCCGCGCCGACCAATGCAGAGGGCAAGACGGATATTACCTTGCAGAATGACAAACTGAACGTTCTGGCCCTGGAGTATGACCAGCCTGTGACCAACGATAAGGACATCAATTTTAATCGCTATGCAACCTCTTTGAGCTTCTCTCTTGTGCATAATGAAGCGGACTGA
- a CDS encoding ABC transporter ATP-binding protein — translation MITKRDGSVAQDVPPGLSYAGVCKRYGQFTALDGISLDVGPREFVTLLGPSGSGKSTLLGLAVGSIEADAGHIAIRGVDVRRLKPHDRNIGMVFQRYSLFPNKTVEENIAYPLQIRKIPKPEVAARVAAIVQTMGLGAQAARYPAEISGGQAQRVAVARALVFNPDLLLMDEPLGALDKRLRADLQQEIRRLQHEFGIPTLYVTHDQDEAMYLSDRIALFNHGRIVALGTPRELYENPASAWEASFLGDANLFAAEDIRISAGECSAVLTGLGVAVRTQAPRTQHEHMQVMIRPEYVHIGDNVRDDMTRFKARVIDVIYLGARQRVTLELPGAIRLIAELRPWETPGEPGAEVLCGWRDHHSRVVEA, via the coding sequence ATGATAACAAAACGCGATGGGTCCGTGGCGCAGGACGTTCCTCCAGGGCTTAGCTATGCTGGGGTTTGCAAGCGTTATGGTCAGTTTACAGCCTTGGACGGGATCTCTCTGGACGTTGGGCCCAGAGAGTTTGTGACCCTGCTTGGTCCCAGTGGTTCGGGAAAATCCACGCTGCTGGGGCTTGCTGTTGGTAGTATTGAGGCTGATGCCGGGCATATTGCTATTCGTGGGGTGGATGTCCGACGGCTTAAGCCCCATGACCGTAATATTGGTATGGTCTTTCAGCGGTATTCGCTTTTTCCCAACAAGACGGTTGAAGAGAACATTGCCTACCCATTGCAGATACGCAAAATTCCCAAGCCTGAGGTAGCCGCCAGAGTAGCTGCTATCGTGCAGACCATGGGGCTAGGTGCTCAGGCTGCGCGCTATCCAGCGGAGATTTCCGGCGGGCAGGCCCAGCGCGTTGCTGTGGCTCGGGCGCTGGTGTTCAACCCTGATCTGTTGCTTATGGATGAGCCTCTGGGGGCGCTCGACAAGCGGCTGCGGGCAGATTTGCAGCAGGAAATTCGCAGGCTCCAGCATGAGTTTGGTATTCCGACCCTCTATGTCACGCATGATCAGGACGAGGCCATGTACCTCTCTGACCGTATCGCCCTGTTCAATCATGGGCGGATTGTGGCGCTTGGCACCCCGCGGGAGCTGTATGAAAACCCAGCCTCGGCATGGGAGGCAAGTTTTCTGGGTGATGCCAATCTGTTTGCAGCCGAGGATATTCGTATCAGCGCCGGGGAATGTTCGGCTGTTTTGACGGGCCTTGGGGTTGCAGTCCGCACCCAGGCACCCCGCACACAACATGAGCATATGCAGGTCATGATCCGTCCCGAGTATGTTCATATCGGGGATAATGTGCGTGATGATATGACACGTTTTAAAGCGCGCGTAATCGACGTTATCTACCTGGGCGCACGGCAGCGGGTTACGTTGGAACTGCCAGGGGCAATCAGGCTGATAGCAGAGCTACGGCCGTGGGAAACACCGGGCGAACCGGGAGCAGAAGTTCTCTGTGGCTGGCGTGACCATCATAGCCGTGTTGTGGAGGCATAG
- a CDS encoding ABC transporter permease: protein MKKILNVCGAAYASLIVIFLLLPAFAVLPASIGRSEFIEFPPKGLTASWYWQVFSDTSWLESGLLSLRMSVLAAILTTLVAVLFGIVHVRRGDVPRWSMVLVFAPLWVPHVVLASGVFALFMPSGFVGSEYLLATANSVLALPLSVTFILASFGTIDPNLWVAAASMGARPITILRTVVLPLAALGTVMSLVLAFQSAWDETTFALFIGPVMTPVLSAKMYAYASQAITPVIAAVSSIVTGVTLVATLAFGLLRSRSVSKRG from the coding sequence ATGAAAAAAATCCTCAATGTTTGTGGCGCAGCCTATGCAAGCCTGATTGTTATTTTTCTGCTTTTGCCCGCGTTTGCAGTGCTCCCGGCCAGCATCGGTCGTTCGGAATTTATAGAGTTTCCACCAAAAGGGTTAACGGCATCGTGGTACTGGCAGGTATTTTCTGATACGAGTTGGCTTGAATCCGGCCTGTTGTCGCTCAGAATGTCTGTGCTGGCGGCTATTCTGACAACATTGGTGGCTGTTCTGTTTGGTATCGTGCATGTGCGGCGGGGGGATGTGCCGCGGTGGAGCATGGTGTTGGTATTTGCCCCCTTATGGGTGCCCCATGTTGTGCTGGCCTCTGGTGTATTTGCACTGTTCATGCCATCGGGCTTTGTGGGGTCTGAATACCTTTTGGCAACAGCCAATAGTGTTCTGGCATTGCCGCTGTCGGTTACGTTCATTCTTGCCTCGTTCGGCACGATTGATCCCAATTTGTGGGTTGCGGCGGCGTCCATGGGGGCACGGCCGATCACAATTCTACGCACGGTGGTTCTGCCTTTGGCGGCACTGGGCACGGTTATGTCCCTTGTGCTTGCGTTCCAGTCCGCGTGGGACGAAACAACCTTTGCGCTTTTCATAGGCCCGGTCATGACGCCGGTGCTGTCCGCTAAAATGTATGCGTATGCCAGTCAGGCAATCACCCCCGTTATTGCTGCGGTGTCTTCCATTGTCACAGGGGTGACGTTGGTTGCGACACTGGCTTTCGGGTTGCTCAGGTCGCGCTCTGTCAGCAAGAGGGGCTGA
- a CDS encoding NtaA/DmoA family FMN-dependent monooxygenase (This protein belongs to a clade of FMN-dependent monooxygenases, within a broader family of flavin-dependent oxidoreductases, the luciferase-like monooxygenase (LMM) family, some of whose members use coenzyme F420 rather than FMN.): protein MSRNSAVFGLNIDPIGHHNGAWRHPLTQVSRAYDISYSLELSRMADAAGLDMVFIADGLSVNRYAPDSVVLGFEPLTLLSAVAVNTRNVGLVCTVSSTFTEPYNLARMMSSLDRISHGRAAWNVVTTANPNAALNFGPETLPDHDSRYERAAEFLDVATALWTGWQADAVVADKDRGMYFDPDRVAVTGHHGQFFTVEGPLNAPRSPQGKPVIVQAGASATGRDFAARYADIVYMVSQDLEDAKAYYQDIKRRARDHGRAESDILVIMSVRVLVEQHDNAAQERAAELAELVSAEATLKRVSSFIGVDLTRYALDDVLPPLPEADDIQGYRTQLALVRRLVQSGQVRTLRELATRLNGGQGVLSFTGDGRSVCDNLQLWFEEKAADGFMILPQQTQRDAENFVKFSLPVIRSKPFGRQRPEGATFRSRLFG, encoded by the coding sequence TTGAGCAGAAACAGTGCAGTGTTTGGTCTTAATATAGACCCGATAGGCCACCATAATGGAGCGTGGCGTCACCCTCTGACCCAGGTGTCGCGTGCGTATGACATCAGTTATTCTCTGGAACTCTCCCGGATGGCAGACGCAGCCGGGTTGGATATGGTGTTCATAGCCGATGGGTTGTCGGTTAATCGGTATGCGCCAGATTCTGTTGTGCTGGGGTTTGAACCGCTGACTCTGCTGAGTGCGGTAGCGGTCAATACCCGCAATGTTGGTCTGGTCTGCACGGTTTCTTCAACATTCACAGAGCCGTATAATCTGGCAAGAATGATGTCGTCACTTGACCGGATCAGCCATGGTCGGGCGGCCTGGAATGTTGTGACAACCGCAAACCCGAATGCAGCATTGAACTTTGGGCCGGAAACATTGCCAGACCATGACAGCCGCTATGAGCGTGCTGCGGAGTTTCTGGACGTGGCAACAGCCTTGTGGACAGGCTGGCAAGCGGATGCTGTGGTGGCTGACAAAGACCGTGGTATGTATTTTGACCCGGATCGCGTTGCCGTTACGGGTCATCATGGGCAGTTTTTCACGGTTGAAGGACCGTTGAACGCCCCACGTAGCCCGCAGGGCAAGCCTGTGATTGTGCAGGCGGGTGCCTCAGCAACAGGCAGGGACTTTGCCGCGCGCTATGCGGACATTGTCTATATGGTCAGTCAGGATCTTGAGGATGCCAAAGCATATTATCAGGACATCAAGCGCCGCGCGCGCGACCATGGGCGTGCAGAGTCTGATATTCTGGTTATCATGTCCGTGCGTGTTCTTGTCGAGCAGCATGACAATGCTGCCCAGGAACGGGCCGCAGAACTGGCAGAACTGGTTTCTGCGGAAGCAACACTTAAGAGGGTCAGTAGCTTTATTGGCGTGGATCTGACCCGCTATGCGCTAGATGATGTTCTCCCGCCCTTACCTGAGGCCGATGACATACAGGGTTATCGTACCCAGCTTGCCTTGGTCCGGCGGCTAGTTCAGAGCGGGCAGGTGAGAACACTCAGGGAGCTGGCCACCAGACTGAATGGTGGGCAAGGTGTTTTGAGTTTTACGGGCGATGGGCGCAGTGTGTGTGACAATCTGCAACTGTGGTTTGAAGAAAAAGCGGCTGATGGGTTTATGATTCTGCCACAGCAGACCCAGAGAGACGCTGAGAATTTTGTAAAATTCTCCCTGCCCGTAATACGGTCAAAACCCTTTGGACGACAGCGTCCAGAGGGCGCGACATTCCGAAGCCGATTGTTCGGTTAA
- a CDS encoding ABC transporter permease — MAGVTIIAVLWRHSVALGAVLSRLRPSLWGGGQQRDLWLFVPGLVLVTGFVIIPILYQIYLSFITPAGLGLGAYRDFLGQPQYRLALANTVFFSTVSAVGAVGLTFPACLYVSRCRDVIVRLFTGILGVALALSGLVRAVSWQLLLGRTGIVSSVLQGLGLISHPLDILYTKTAVIIGMTQVMMPIAAMSLLNGLRHVDHELAHVAVSFGASPLRVVLDVYWPQLRRSVAQALLLVFTLATGLFLVPVLLGGPQDTVLGKLILSDMTVDFEMGAAHAAVSGVATLLIIVMAMVFCLILGGGAYHRKSAK; from the coding sequence GTGGCTGGCGTGACCATCATAGCCGTGTTGTGGAGGCATAGCGTGGCGCTGGGGGCTGTCCTATCCCGCTTGCGCCCCAGTCTGTGGGGGGGCGGGCAGCAGCGCGACCTGTGGCTGTTTGTGCCGGGGCTGGTGCTGGTGACCGGGTTTGTGATTATTCCTATACTCTACCAGATCTATCTGTCGTTTATAACGCCTGCGGGATTGGGCCTTGGTGCCTATCGTGATTTTCTGGGGCAACCGCAGTATCGTCTGGCGTTGGCCAATACGGTCTTTTTTTCTACTGTGTCAGCCGTGGGAGCGGTGGGGCTGACGTTTCCGGCCTGCCTGTATGTCAGTCGGTGCCGGGATGTTATCGTCAGGCTGTTTACAGGCATACTCGGTGTGGCGCTCGCACTTTCTGGCCTTGTCCGGGCGGTCTCATGGCAATTATTGCTCGGGCGCACGGGCATTGTCAGCTCAGTGCTGCAAGGGCTGGGGTTGATTAGCCACCCGTTGGATATTCTTTATACCAAAACAGCCGTTATCATCGGCATGACACAGGTGATGATGCCGATTGCCGCGATGTCGCTGCTAAACGGTTTGCGGCATGTTGACCATGAACTGGCTCATGTTGCCGTGTCCTTCGGGGCATCGCCGCTCCGGGTTGTGCTCGATGTTTACTGGCCCCAGTTACGCCGCAGTGTCGCTCAGGCTTTGCTGCTTGTGTTTACTCTGGCGACGGGGCTGTTCCTTGTCCCTGTCCTGTTGGGAGGGCCGCAGGATACGGTTCTTGGCAAGCTTATTCTGAGTGACATGACAGTGGATTTTGAAATGGGTGCCGCCCATGCTGCGGTATCCGGCGTTGCAACGCTGCTGATCATTGTCATGGCCATGGTGTTCTGCCTCATTCTGGGCGGCGGTGCGTACCATCGCAAGAGCGCAAAATGA